The Kluyveromyces lactis strain NRRL Y-1140 chromosome D complete sequence genome has a window encoding:
- the ERG13 gene encoding hydroxymethylglutaryl-CoA synthase (highly similar to uniprot|P54839 Saccharomyces cerevisiae YML126C ERG13 3-hydroxy-3-methylglutaryl-CoA (HMG-CoA) synthase, catalyzes the formation of HMG-CoA from acetyl-CoA and acetoacetyl-CoA; involved in the second step in mevalonate biosynthesis): MTEQDLAKKQKTVDQPPRPQNVGIKGIEIYIPSQCVNQEELEKFDGVSSGKYTIGLGQTNMGFVNDREDIYSMSLTVLSKLLKNYNIDTNNVGRIEVGTETLLDKSKSVKSVLTQLFPGNSDTEGIDTLNACYGGTNALFNSLNWIESSAWDGRDAIVVCGDIAIYEKGAARPTGGAGTVALWIGPDAPIVFDPIRGSFMEHAYDFYKPDFTSEYPYVDGHFSLTCYVKALDKAYEAYSKKAIAKGLAAKPAGNSAINVTEHFDYNVFHVPTCKLVTKSYGRLLYNDFRANPSLYPEIDASLASVEYETSLTDKNLEKTFVNVAKPFHKERVAPSLIVPTNTGNMYTASVYASLSSLLCYVGSDALQNKRIGLFSYGSGLAASLFSCKVVGDIKHIVDVLDVENKLKSRKTESPEDYEKAILLREQAHLQKSFEPTGSIENLYPGTYYLTNVDDRYRRSYAIKE, encoded by the exons ATGACTGAACAAGATCTAGCCAAGAAGCAAAAGACTGTGGATCAACCACCAAGACCTCAAAACGTCGGTATCAAGGGTATCGAAATTTACATCCCATCTCAA TGTGTCaaccaagaagaattggaaaaattcGACGGTGTCTCATCCGGTAAATACACCATTGGTTTGGGTCAAACAAACATGGGTTTCGTCAATGACAGAGAGGATATTTACTCTATGTCTTTGACTGTTCTATCtaaacttttgaagaactaCAACATCGACACCAACAACGTTGGTAGAATCGAAGTTGGTACCGAAACTCTACTGGATAAGTCTAAGTCTGTCAAGTCTGTTTTGACCCAACTTTTCCCAGGAAACTCTGATACAGAGGGTATTGACACTTTGAATGCTTGTTATGGTGGTACCAATGCtcttttcaactctttgaacTGGATTGAATCTTCTGCTTGGGATGGCCGTGATGCTATCGTTGTTTGTGGTGATATTGCCATTTATGAGAAGGGTGCTGCCAGACCAACTGGTGGTGCTGGTACTGTCGCTCTATGGATCGGTCCAGATGCTCCAATTGTCTTCGATCCAATAAGAGGTTCCTTCATGGAACACGCTTATGATTTCTACAAGCCAGATTTCACAAGTGAATACCCTTACGTTGACGGTCACTTCTCATTAACTTGTTACGTCAAGGCTTTGGATAAGGCTTACGAGGCTTACTCAAAGAAGGCAATCGCCAAGGGTCTAGCAGCAAAGCCTGCTGGTAACTCTGCCATCAACGTAACCGAACATTTCGACTACAACGTGTTCCATGTCCCAACTTGTAAATTGGTTACCAAGTCTTATGGTAGATTGTTGTACAATGACTTCAGAGCCAACCCATCTCTATACCCTGAAATCGATGCATCTTTGGCTTCCGTCGAATATGAAACTTCTTTGACCGACAAGAATCTGGAAAAGACATTCGTCAATGTTGCCAAACCATTCCATAAAGAAAGAGTAGCTCCTTCCTTGATCGTCCCAACTAACACTGGTAACATGTACACTGCTTCTGTATATGCTTCACTTTCCTCCCTATTGTGCTACGTCGGTTCGGATGCTCTACAAAACAAGCGTATTGGTTTGTTCTCTTACGGTTCTGGTTTGGCTGCATCTTTGTTCTCGTGCAAGGTTGTCGGTGACATCAAACACATCGTCGATGTGTTGGACGTTGAAAACAAGCTAAAATCCAGAAAGACCGAGTCTCCAGAAGATTACGAAAAGGCTATCCTGTTGAGAGAACAAGCCCATCTACAAAAGTCTTTCGAACCTACCGGATCCATTGAAAACTTGTACCCAGGTACTTACTATTTAACCAATGTTGACGACAGGTACAGAAGATCTTACGctatcaaagaataa